The nucleotide sequence GGGCTGGTCGAGCCATTACGCGAATTGTTTAAAGACGAAGTGCGCGTATTGGGGGCAACCTTGGGCGTACCGCAGGAATTGCTGGGGCGGCATCCTTTCCCGGGGCCGGGGCTGGCTATACGTATTCCGGGCGAAATTACGCCGGATAAAGTGCAGATTCTACGCCGTGCCGATACAATCTACCTTGAAGAAATTCGTGCAGAAGGGCTTTATGATGCTATCTGGCAGGCTTTTGCTGTATTGCTGCCAGTGCGCACCGTGGGCGTTATGGGCGATGGCCGTACCTATGAATATGTGTGCGCGCTACGGGCAGTAACCTCTGTCGATGGCATGACCGCCGATTATTTTCATTTTGATCATGCTTTCTTAGGACGCGTTGCCAACCGCATTATCAATGAGGTAAAAGGCATAAACCGCGTGGTTTATGACATTACCAGCAAGCCTCCTGGTACGATTGAATGGGAATAATAAGTAAGCATTGCCATAAAAGCCATTGTCTTCTATGACATACAGATTGCATAAAAACTAAGGCACCTGCTAAGGAGTTCAGCCGCATGGTTGATTTTATTGATGAAGTGAATGATGACTTGCGCCAAGAGCGTTTCAACCGTTTTTGGCAGAAGGTCGGCGCGTATGTTGTGGCAGCGAGCGTAATAATTATTTTGGCAACCGTTGCGAGTGTGCTGTGGCAAAACCATCGCGAAACGCGACAGAGCGAAGCTGCAGAGGCCTTTTTGACTGCAAGCAAAACCTCGCGTG is from Alphaproteobacteria bacterium and encodes:
- a CDS encoding GMP synthase (glutamine-hydrolyzing) — encoded protein: GLVEPLRELFKDEVRVLGATLGVPQELLGRHPFPGPGLAIRIPGEITPDKVQILRRADTIYLEEIRAEGLYDAIWQAFAVLLPVRTVGVMGDGRTYEYVCALRAVTSVDGMTADYFHFDHAFLGRVANRIINEVKGINRVVYDITSKPPGTIEWE